The Piliocolobus tephrosceles isolate RC106 unplaced genomic scaffold, ASM277652v3 unscaffolded_23431, whole genome shotgun sequence genomic sequence caaaaaattagccagacatggtggtgcatggctgtaattccgggtactcgggaggctgaggcaggagaatagcctgaacccaggaggcggaggttgcagtgatctgagattatgtcactgtactccagcctaggtgacagagctagacttcgtctcaaaaataaataatccagtcTCGGGTGATCCTCTAGAGCAacgcaaaatggactaatacagcctcCACGCTTGGTGTCCACTGGGCCTGACACTCAGGGAAGGGCTGATGGTTGACTCTGCCATTAACAGGCAGACAATGACAGAGTTGTTCCCCTGCTCTGCCTCAGTTTGTCCTCTCTCAGCTGAGCAGAGCAGGGATAATTGTTTCTCATGTTGGCCACAGGACAAAACAAAGCCCTGAGTCCCACAGGAAGGTAGGTGGGCTATGTCCAAGGGAAGACAGACCTGGGGCTGGGGCAGTGTTTTATGTCCCCGGGGTGGCAGAGGGACATGGAGAAGATGCCTCCTTCGTggacaagggagaagggaagataaGCAGAGAGGTGCCagacacctgcctcagccccacctcccccaccccacaccagGCTCATTCCCACTTAGCCCCCAACTCAGGCTGCACCATTCTTCTTACAGTCAGCGTGACTTCCCGGCCAAGCTGATGGAAGCTGACAGCTTGGATTCATCAGGGACAGCATGTAGTGTACGTAGTGTGCAGGATGGAAGCGGAGAGGGGACATGGGAGCAGTGGTGTCAGGTCTGGGGCTGCCAACACGGTACCTGCCCTGGCTGTGGGCAGACAATGCTGGTCTACCCTAGCAGATGTGGCCTCTGATACTAAGGTCTCCGAGTTCCAAGCCAGGACTGGAGCCAGACTCCCCTTGGGGACAGGGGACACAGTCCACATAGACAGCGCTTGTGCTTTGGGCAAAGCCAGCTGGACAAATGAATAGGAGGGGCCCTGCTGGAGGGTAAAACTGGGCCTGGACTACTCAGACCTGCCTCTGTGACAGGACAGTCCCATCCTTCCAGTCAGATTCCTGAGCTGGAAGCCCACACAgccagggagtggggaaggggtggCCTGCAGTCTCCCTTGAGTCTATGGCCCTTCCCACTGAAGGGAGCTCCGTAAAAAAAGATGTAGAAACATCAAGTGCTCCTCCCAGCTGCTGGCTGCTACCTGGAGCGGCCTCCAGGACCCTGGATGAGTCAAGATGGGGCTGCCAGCAGCTGGGGGCAGCGGGAAAGCTGGGTCCCCAGGGTGGATGCCCAGCAGGAACATGCAGGGATGGCGAGTGATTGGCTGTCAGGGCTAAGCCCCTTCTGCCAAGGGGGCCTTGGTGACACGCCTCCTGCTGAGCTCAGTGCAAGGAGTCAGGGCCTGGTGCCAAGTACCCTCTCTGCCTGTGAACAGTCCTGGGATCATTACCCCTCTGCCCAGGGCTCAAGTATCCAGGCTGTGGAAGGGCCAGCAGTCAGAAAGAAGGAGGCCATGGATGTGGGTCCCCTAGTGGTCAGGGGCCTTGGTGGACAAAGTCCCTATGAGGGGGATGAGAAGGAAAGGAGACTAAGCTGTACCCCCCACCGTGAGATCTGTGGTAACAGGTTCCAGAAGGGGCCCTGGGGGAGACCAGCATGACAGGAATGGCTACAGATGCCTTTGGGCACCTACTCTACAGGGCTGGGCCAGCTGGAGGTTTAGGGCCCACATCAGAGGGGTGGGCCGTGCGCCACAAGGAATGAGGCTTCGTCTGGTAGAGCTGTGACCCTCTTCATCCTCTCCTGACTCCCAGCTGACCCGTATCCTCAGACCTCTGCAGAACTTTGACCAAGTGGTGCTGGAGGAATTCCAGTGGGTCCAGGGTGGTCCTGGGTGACCCAGGGCTCACACCAGGGTTCTGGGGTTGAGGGCATGAGGCTGGAAGAGATGACCTACCCTAGTTCCCTAAGGCTTCCCAGGCCCCTGAACTCTGTGATGATCCTCCCACCAAGCCGGACCCACTGACCACCAGATTGGGTGCCACCTTCTTCAGGGCAGCGCCAGTCCAGACCCTTGTGTGAGACAGTGTGTGCCAGGGTCTGCACACCCTGGGCGAGGCAGAGGGCCTCTTGGTAGATACGGTCATCCTAGACCTCAGTCAGTACCTCCTCCCCTCTGCAggccccctccctctgtccatctGCCTCCTCCCTTGGACTTGCTGCCTCCGCATGCCCTGATCGGAAGCCTGCCTCCCCTCCTCGTGGAGCCCTCCAAGGTGCTTCTAGCCCCAGCTCTCTGTTCCTGCAGCACCTTCCGGGTGCAGATTCTGCCTTCTGAGAAGTCTGAGAGGCAGGGCCTTGCCTGGTCATAGCCTTCTTGCTCTGCTCTAGGCTCTCCTAGCCCCAAAGCCTCCAGCCTGCTGGACACCTTCATCTCCAGCTATGCCGTGGCTCTCCTCATCCTGGGGCTCCTGCTCGTCACAGTTACCCTTGTCCTGGCGAGTGTCTGGCTGGGCCTGGGCTCCTTCCTGAGGGGCAGGCTGAGCCTTTGATGCCTTGAGCCTTTGAGCCAAGCTGAGGGGTGAGCAGGCCCCTTTACACCCCTTATTCCCCCACCGAAGCCCAGCGTCTCATCATCCTCCAGCTGGGGCCAAGGGGTTTGGGACCACAGGGGTGGGCCTGATCCCAGTGTCCCCACCCTTCTTGTCAAGGTGCTAAACTGGAGGGCGTTCCTTGGGTGCTGACTTTCCCAGAAACTCAGCCAGAGAGGGCCAGACaccagcccaaggtcacacagccaggggcTTTTTCCCTCCTAGACCCCCAAGGACTGGACTTGCAGGGCTGGgacagaggtggggtggggaaaaGCAATGCCTTGTCAACCCATGCAGGGAGCCACACTCCCATCCCCATGGTGTATAAAGTCAAGGAACACCCCTGCTCCCACGTCCATGCTCACTCAGGGCCCTGCTCCAAGTGCTTGGCACTCACACCGGCCTCCCACCCTCCATGCCACAGGCATCGGTCGCATTTACAGAGGGGGAAATGGTGGCCAAAAACCTCCCCAAGCACACACAGCTAGACCACACAGAGGTCTTAGGTGCAGCTGAGGGGTCCACAGTCTCTGCTGTCCCTTCTCCCACTCGTGCTGCCAGGGACCACACTCTGGAGAGGGAGGAACGAGAGTGAGCTGGGTGCTCACACATGGGGCATGGGGGGCTAGGAAAGGGTCAGCTAGGAGGAAAGGGCAAGGTCTGATCCTGTATGTACACATCACACAGCCCGTGGAGTCAGGAGACCCAGGGCCAGGTCCCAGCTCTGCGGCTGCTCAGCATGTGACCGTGGTTAAGTCGTCTCCCTGGACTCTCCATGCACTTTGCATGCTGCGTGCACCTCCTAGAATGAGCGCGGACACTGGCTGGCCTCATACTTACTGCGTAGGTTGCAGACCCCAAGTGCTTCTGCAAGGGGCTCTGCTTCTCCTCATAAGAGTGGCGCACGCTGGCCGCGTGCTCTGGGGGTAGAACGGAGTAGCTCTGGAGGTAGCAGGTGGGGGCTGGGCTTGGGTTCCTGGCCCAGACAGGGGAGGATATACCTCAGGGTCACAGGGCCTGGTCCCCTCTCTAGCAGCCCTTGGCCCACAGGCTGCCCAGCTGCCCACTCACAACCCGTACCTTTGGGCAGCCCCAGCCGCTGCAGTTCACTGGACAAGCATCCGCCATCGACACTGTGCTTGGCCGCACTGGAGAGGATGAAACTCAGCACTGCCACTGTGGCCTTCACATCGCCTGACTCTGAGGGACctgtgggtggggcagggggtaTCACTGTGGCCCCAGCCACCTCCCTGTTGCCCTATTAACTTCAGCTCAAAGCCTCCAGACACCCTGAAGCCA encodes the following:
- the LOC111531241 gene encoding COMM domain-containing protein 4-like translates to SNAVFQVESQRFITSLNCDRHLMRFRFCGDLDCRDRVLAEIIMLAKMVENILKLKADAKFESGDVKATVAVLSFILSSAAKHSVDGGCLSSELQRLGLPKEHAASVRHSYEEKQSPLQKHLGSATYASVVPGSTSGRRDSRDCGPLSCT